A window from Ictalurus furcatus strain D&B chromosome 16, Billie_1.0, whole genome shotgun sequence encodes these proteins:
- the zmp:0000001301 gene encoding uncharacterized protein zmp:0000001301 isoform X2, whose protein sequence is MTSSIYNNLVTPSCITWEMMPQNGVVPTAREGHTLCVVKGKLYLFGGSCDPESKECLPGVYCFDVVTLRWEKLDTVGVALKTLRHSSAALGDNIYVYGGILDGTPTDDLMMFNTVSMIWTPIKTSGTPPSARYNHTCAVVNEQIFLFGGCEADGSYYKDIHVLNIATLTWQRSEVKGESPLSCAGQTFTAHHDKDIYLFGGMIQSPDGNISSTNEMHKLSLAKMKWKVPLYVGIPPARRHGHAAFIIHSHMYVFGGRNEEQEFNDVKIMRLINPSERQPVMKEILSEFGLQGVSNSFVPTKVPNVRYELSETPLTLRIERTESAQPTAYQDFVTVRGEAMTLIHQAFAILDEQFRKLDSEKSDLSEAVQALRCERQAIDEYHQKQSQELQEMLERHRLQNEAWLRARAEENDKERKELCKLREEVLHEQEKLKEEQCNIQKRSERLLSIMQQFKGM, encoded by the exons ATGACATCCAGCATTTATAACAACCTTG ttacCCCCTCCTGTATAACTTGGGAGATGATGCCTCAGAATGGAGTTGTACCGACTGCAAGAGAAGGCCACACACTTTG TGTTGTCAAAGGGAAACTGTACTTATTTGGAGGCTCCTGCGATCCTGAATCAAAAGAATGTCTTCCTGGTGTCTACTGCTTTGACGTTG TTACGTTGAGATGGGAGAAGCTGGACACTGTGGGCGTGGCGCTGAAGACTCTCAGACACAGCTCAGCAGCCTTAGGGGATAACATCTATGTCTATGGAGGAATTCTGGATGGAACGCCTACAGATGACCTTATGATGTTCAACACAG TGTCAATGATTTGGACACCGATCAAAACAAGCGGGACTCCACCATCTGCAAG ATATAACCACACGTGCGCTGTAGTCAATGAGCAGATCTTCCTGTTTGGGGGCTGTGAAGCAGATGGATCCTACTACAAAGACATTCATGTCCTGAATATTG CGACCCTGACGTGGCAGAGAAGTGAGGTAAAGGGCGAGTCGCCGCTCTCCTGCGCTGGTCAGACCTTCACAGCTCACCATGACAAG gatatttatttgtttggagGGATGATCCAAAGCCCAGATGGAAACATTTCATCGACCAATGAAATGCACAAGCTGAGCCTGG CAAAGATGAAATGGAAGGTACCTCTATACGTGGGGATTCCTCCGGCTAGACGTCACGGCCATGCAGCCTTTATTATTCATAGtcac ATGTATGTGTTTGGAGGCAGAAATGAAGAACAGGAATTCAATGACGTGAAGATAATGAGATTAATCAACCCTTCGGAGAGACAGCCCG TCATGAAGGAGATTCTGTCTGAATTTGGGCTTCAGGGTGTGAGTAACAG CTTTGTGCCAACGAAGGTTCCCAACGTGAGGTATGAGCTGAGTGAGACGCCGTTAACCCTGAGGATCGAGAGAACCGAGTCCGCACAG CCCACAGCTTATCAAGATTTCGTCACAGTTCGAGGTGAAGCAATGACCCTGATCCATCAAGCTTTTGCCATTTTAGACGAGCAGTTCCGGAAATTAGACAG tgaaaAGTCTGATCTTTCAGAAGCAGTGCAAGCGCTGCGTTGTGAGAGACAGGCCATCGATGAATATCACCAGAAACAGAGCCAG GAACTTCAGGAAATGCTAGAGAGGCACAGACTTCAGAATGAGGCTTGGCTACGAGCTCGGGCCGAAGAGAACGACAAGGAGAGGAAGGAGCTGTGCAAACTCAGG GAGGAAGTGCTCCATGAGCAGGAGAAGCTGAAAGAAGAGCAGTGCAACATCCAAAAACGCAGCGAGCGCCTCCTGTCCATTATGCAGCAGTTCAAAGGCATGTGA
- the nxnl2 gene encoding nucleoredoxin-like protein 2, producing the protein MAEVFSGRALLNKAGEAVDPEEALRNKVVGLYFSAGWCPPCRDFTPLLCDFYTELVEESEPPAQFEIVFISSDKSAEDMEEYYHDMHGDWLALPWTDQYKHELKKRYSITAVPKLVIVKESGQVITDKGRKQIRDQGLACFRNWLEVAEIFQNFKC; encoded by the exons ATGGCGGAAGTGTTCTCGGGGCGCGCGCTGCTGAATAAAGCGGGAGAAGCGGTGGACCCGGAAGAGGCGCTGCGTAATAAAGTGGTCGGTTTGTATTTCTCCGCCGGATGGTGTCCTCCGTGCCGCGACTTCACCCCGCTGCTGTGTGATTTCTACACCGAGCTGGTGGAAGAGAGCGAGCCTCCTGCTCAGTTCGAAATCGTTTTCATATCCTCGGATAAATCCGCCGAGGACATGGAGGAATATTATCACGACATGCACGGGGACTGGCTCGCGCTGCCCTGGACCGACCAGTACAAGCA CGAGCTGAAGAAGAGGTACAGCATCACAGCCGTGCCCAAGCTGGTGATCGTGAAGGAGAGCGGGCAGGTGATCACGGACAAAGGCAGGAAGCAGATCCGAGATCAGGGCCTGGCCTGCTTCAGGAACTGGCTGGAAGTGGCCGAGATCTTCCAGAATTTCAAATGCTAG
- the zmp:0000001301 gene encoding uncharacterized protein zmp:0000001301 isoform X1 — MNVFLRATGTWGGMHVCSTCLLLSIRFQIRPSNFLHNRIPLVPEMALASGHWVVKETGGMPPSPRAGHAVAVAGNIAFLHGGASNMNSKEAQPEYLNDFYMITVTPSCITWEMMPQNGVVPTAREGHTLCVVKGKLYLFGGSCDPESKECLPGVYCFDVVTLRWEKLDTVGVALKTLRHSSAALGDNIYVYGGILDGTPTDDLMMFNTVSMIWTPIKTSGTPPSARYNHTCAVVNEQIFLFGGCEADGSYYKDIHVLNIATLTWQRSEVKGESPLSCAGQTFTAHHDKDIYLFGGMIQSPDGNISSTNEMHKLSLAKMKWKVPLYVGIPPARRHGHAAFIIHSHMYVFGGRNEEQEFNDVKIMRLINPSERQPVMKEILSEFGLQGVSNSFVPTKVPNVRYELSETPLTLRIERTESAQPTAYQDFVTVRGEAMTLIHQAFAILDEQFRKLDSEKSDLSEAVQALRCERQAIDEYHQKQSQELQEMLERHRLQNEAWLRARAEENDKERKELCKLREEVLHEQEKLKEEQCNIQKRSERLLSIMQQFKGM, encoded by the exons ATGAATGTATTCCTACGAGCCACCGGGACTTGGGGGGGCATGCATGTATGTTCGACTTGTCTTCTACTGTCTATACGTTTTCAAATCAGACCTAGCAATTTTTTGCACAACAGAATTCCTTTAGTGCCTGAAATGGCCCTCGCAAGTGGACACTGGGTTGTAAAGGAGACTGGAGGAATGCCACCCAGCCCTAG AGCTGGTCATGCGGTTGCCGTGGCAGGAAATATCGCTTTCTTGCATGGAGGCGCCTCAAACATGAACTCCAAG GAAGCGCAGCctgaatatttaaatgatttttacaTGATTACAG ttacCCCCTCCTGTATAACTTGGGAGATGATGCCTCAGAATGGAGTTGTACCGACTGCAAGAGAAGGCCACACACTTTG TGTTGTCAAAGGGAAACTGTACTTATTTGGAGGCTCCTGCGATCCTGAATCAAAAGAATGTCTTCCTGGTGTCTACTGCTTTGACGTTG TTACGTTGAGATGGGAGAAGCTGGACACTGTGGGCGTGGCGCTGAAGACTCTCAGACACAGCTCAGCAGCCTTAGGGGATAACATCTATGTCTATGGAGGAATTCTGGATGGAACGCCTACAGATGACCTTATGATGTTCAACACAG TGTCAATGATTTGGACACCGATCAAAACAAGCGGGACTCCACCATCTGCAAG ATATAACCACACGTGCGCTGTAGTCAATGAGCAGATCTTCCTGTTTGGGGGCTGTGAAGCAGATGGATCCTACTACAAAGACATTCATGTCCTGAATATTG CGACCCTGACGTGGCAGAGAAGTGAGGTAAAGGGCGAGTCGCCGCTCTCCTGCGCTGGTCAGACCTTCACAGCTCACCATGACAAG gatatttatttgtttggagGGATGATCCAAAGCCCAGATGGAAACATTTCATCGACCAATGAAATGCACAAGCTGAGCCTGG CAAAGATGAAATGGAAGGTACCTCTATACGTGGGGATTCCTCCGGCTAGACGTCACGGCCATGCAGCCTTTATTATTCATAGtcac ATGTATGTGTTTGGAGGCAGAAATGAAGAACAGGAATTCAATGACGTGAAGATAATGAGATTAATCAACCCTTCGGAGAGACAGCCCG TCATGAAGGAGATTCTGTCTGAATTTGGGCTTCAGGGTGTGAGTAACAG CTTTGTGCCAACGAAGGTTCCCAACGTGAGGTATGAGCTGAGTGAGACGCCGTTAACCCTGAGGATCGAGAGAACCGAGTCCGCACAG CCCACAGCTTATCAAGATTTCGTCACAGTTCGAGGTGAAGCAATGACCCTGATCCATCAAGCTTTTGCCATTTTAGACGAGCAGTTCCGGAAATTAGACAG tgaaaAGTCTGATCTTTCAGAAGCAGTGCAAGCGCTGCGTTGTGAGAGACAGGCCATCGATGAATATCACCAGAAACAGAGCCAG GAACTTCAGGAAATGCTAGAGAGGCACAGACTTCAGAATGAGGCTTGGCTACGAGCTCGGGCCGAAGAGAACGACAAGGAGAGGAAGGAGCTGTGCAAACTCAGG GAGGAAGTGCTCCATGAGCAGGAGAAGCTGAAAGAAGAGCAGTGCAACATCCAAAAACGCAGCGAGCGCCTCCTGTCCATTATGCAGCAGTTCAAAGGCATGTGA
- the LOC128620589 gene encoding spindlin-Z has translation MKTPFGKNAGQRSRADAGHAGVSANMMKKKNSHKKHKSSVGPTKVSQPRRNIVGCRIQHIWKEGSGAASQWKGTVLDQVPVNPSLYLIKYDGFDCVYGLELHKDERVQGLEVLPDRVASTRISDAHLADTMIGKAVEHMFETEEGSKDEWRGMVLARAPIMNTWFYITYEKDPVLYMYQLLDDYKDGDLRIMPDSNDSPPAEREPGEVVDSLVGKQVEYAKEDGSKRTGMVIHQVEAKPSVYFIKFDDDFHIYVYDLVKTS, from the exons ATGAAGACCCCATTCGGGAAGAACGCAGGCCAGAGATCCAGAGCTGATGCAG GACATGCCGGTGTGTCTGCAAatatgatgaagaagaagaattccCACAA aaaacacaaaagcagCGTGGGGCCCACCAAAGTGTCGCAGCCCCGGCGAAACATAGTGGGCTGCCGCATACAGCACATCTGGAAGGAGGGCAGCGGAGCAGCGTCCCAGTGGAAGGGCACCGTGTTAGACCAAGTGCCGGTCAACCCATCCCTCTACCTAATCAAGTACGATGGGTTCGACTGCGTATATGGCCTAGAGCTGCACAAGGACGAGCGAGTGCAGGGGCTGGAAGTCCTGCCGGACCGTGTAG CTTCGACGCGCATCAGCGACGCACATCTGGCTGACACGATGATAGGCAAGGCAGTGGAGCACATGTTCGAGACGGAGGAAGGCTCGAAGGACGAGTGGCGGGGCATGGTGTTGGCCCGAGCACCCATTATGAACACATGGTTTTATATCACTTACGAAAAggacccggtcctctacatgtACCAGCTGCTCGACGACTACAAGGACGGAGACCTGAGGATCATGCCGGATTCAA ACGATTCGCCCCCTGCGGAGCGCGAACCTGGAGAGGTGGTGGACAGCCTCGTCGGCAAGCAAGTGGAGTATGCCAAAGAGGATGGCTCCAAACGGACTGGCATGGTCATACACCAGGTGGAGGCCAAGCCCTCCGTCTATTTCATCAAGTTTGATGACGACTTTCACATTTACGTGTACGACTTGGTGAAAACATCGTAG